The region TAGTCACACATTGCCTTTTGAAATTCATTTGGGGGAATCACTATATTGCAATGAGGGAGGAAGTGGATCATGGAAACATTCAAAAAACTAAGGGCACAAGGTTCTTCTCTCTTGTGCCCTTCGCCTCGTCACAATTTGTGCCAGAGATATTATTCTTCCCAACTTATGCAATCTACCGGACAACTCGCAATAGCCTCCTCACAGTCGCACGTATTGCATCCCTCCTGATTCTTTACCAAAGATTTTTCCTCGTCATCCAATTCAAATACTTCAGGGCAGAGCTCCACACAGGTACCACACCCTATACATATGTCTCTATCTACCACCAAATTTGCCATGATTCCATCCTCCTTTATGTTTAGTCCTCCATCTTCTCACCACAGTTCATACAGAACTTCGCGGTGATGGGGTTTGAAACACCACAGTGGGTGCACTCAGCTGTTCTTTTTACATTTTTCTTAGCTAGTTCACTCTCATGTTCCTTGCCCAGTACCTTTATCTCATAGTCCTTTATTGCCTCTTTCAAGGCCTTGGCTCCTAAGTTAGAGCAGTGCATCTTTTGCTTTGGAAGCCCATCAAGAGCCTCTGCAACTGCCTTATTTGTGATAGTCTTGGCCTCCTCAAGGGTTTTACCCTTGACCATCTCGCTGACCATACTTGAAACCGCAATGGCAGCCACACAACCAAAGGTTTTATATTTTACATCCTCAATTCTTCCGTCCTTGACCTTTATATAAAAGGTCATCATATCTCCACAGGCAGGATTTCCCACCTCTCCGACACCATCAGCTTGAGGAATTTCACCGGTATTTCTCGGATTAGAAAAATGCTCCATTACCTTCTGACTATACATGATAGTTATCCTCCTTTTTTTGTCTACAATTAACTACCTTTCTCTATCAATTTATTGAGACTTATCTTTTTTAACTCTTCAGAGATTATTTTATTTATTTTTATCCACACATCTTTTGTCTCACAGTGCGGGAAACGGTCACAGTTTGGGTCGTCCTCAGTACACGGTGTAAGGGCATCCCCTTCTGTAACCTTTAAAATGTCAAATACACTTATATCTTCAGGGGGCCGAGCAAGCATGTGTCCGCCTTTAACGCCCCTTACACTCTTTATGAGTCCGGCCTCTCTGAGCGGCATTACTATCTGCTCGAGATACTTAAGAGGCAGATCTTGACGCTTTGCAATTTCATTCAATTGAAGGGGACCCTTTTCATAATTTTTTGCGAGCTCTACCATGAGCCGTGTACCATATCTGGTCCTAGTAGTAAGTTTCATTAGTTATGCAGCCTCCTTCCACACTGGACTCATTTCCCTCAATCTCCTGGCCACCTGAGGCAAGACGTTTAGCACATGATCTACGTCCTCTGGGCTATTGGATTCATCCAAAGTAAACACCACTGAGCCCTGGGCCACCACATCTGAAAGTCCTATTGCGACAAGCACTGGCGATGTCTTTAAGGCCTTCGATGCACAGGCAGAGCCCGTGTTAGCGTATACATTGTTTGCACTGAGCATAAATATCAGGGCCTCTCCTTCTATACCTTCGATACAAAAGCTCGCATGGTTTGGTAAGCGTTTTTCAGGATGCCCTGTAAAGTGGACCTTGGGTATAGAAGAGGTGACACCCTGAATCAGCCTGTCTCTAAGCGATGTGAGCTTTTTGGCCCTTTCTTCCAGATTCTTCACCCTCAACTCAGCTGCCTTTCCCAGTCCAATTATGCCAGGGACGTTTTCTGTGCCTGCCCTTCTGCCCCTTTCTTGAATACCGCCGTGTATGAGGGGCATGAGCCTTGTATTTTTCTTGAAGTATAGAGCACCCGTTCCCTTTGGGGCTCCAAGACTTATTCCAGAAAGGCTCAAAAGGTCTATTCCCAGCTCTTTTACGTCCACTGGTATGTTTCCCACAGTAGCAACTGCATCTGTATGGAAAAATGATCCGTTTTCATGAGCGATCTCACAAAGTTCTTTTATAGGTTCAATTGTACCTATCTCATTGTTAGCGTGCATTATAGAGACTAGTACAGTATCCGGACTAATAGCCTTTTTTAGCCTTTCAGGATCAACCAGTCCGTATCTATCCACAGGGAGAAAAGTTACTTCATAGCCGAGCCGCTCAAAAAATCGTGCAGAATTTAGCACTGAGTGGTGTTCTATGGCAGATACTATTATCCTTTTCCCCTTTTTTGGATTTGCAAAGGCTATTCCCTTTATTGCCAGATTATTGGCCTCTGCCCCTGAAGAGGTAAATACTATCTCATCAGGCTCTGCATTTATAAGGTCAGCTACCTTTTCTCTGGCATCCTCGATGGCATCCTTGACCCTGCTGCCAAGGTCATATACCACGGAAGGATTCCAAAATACCTCATCCAAATAGGGCATCATTGCCTCTTTGACCTCTGGAGAAAGAGAGGTAGCCGATGCATGATCCATATATACAATGCGTTCCATTTTACTCCACCTCCTTTACCTTTCTTATGTAGAGCTTGTAACAATCATCATCTTCCTCAATACCTATAAATTCCTGACCACTTTTCTGGCACCACTGGGGAATGTCTTCCAGGGCACCATCATAATCAGTCAATATCTCAAGGACCTGGCCTGTCTTAAGACTCTTTAGTTTCTCTCCAGGTTCTATAAGATGCAGTGGACACATTCTGCATACAAGATCCAGGGTGTCGTCCGCCTTTATGCCCTGAACAAATTTCATATTTTTTCCTCCTAAATCCCTATTTTTTCAGTAGGATATTTTATGACATAAAATCCTATTGTCAAGGTAGGATTTAAAAAATTATGGCAATAATGGAACCAACCTAAAGGAGGTTGTAAACAACTTATTTTTAAAAGATGTCTTTTATTGCGTAGGAGTGAATTATACGATTGCTACTGATTGATACAACACTTCATGACTTTATTGATTAAAGAAATCAGATCTTGGAAGGACCAAACTGCCTTACAAGGTCATGGTACTTGAGGAATTTACCTCCAAAAATATCTAGAGCACTTCCAACAGTAAAATCAATACGTCCCCTTCCTATCTCTTCGATCTCCTGAATATCTTTAATAGAACGAATGCCTCCAGCATAGGTTGTGGGGATTGGTGAGTATTTTCCTAAGATTTCCACAAGTTCCCTTTCTATGCCAGCACATTTGCCCTCAACGTCTACTCCATGCACTAGGAACTCGAGACAAAATCCTCCAAGATATTCAAGGGTCTTGGCATCCACCTTAAGTTCTGTAAAACGTTGCCACCTATCCGTTACCACATAGTAATTACCATCTTCACGCTTTCTACAGCTTAAATCCAGTACGAGTCTCTCTTTTCCAATGCCGGAAATTAACTTCTTTAAATTCTCTTCATGGAATTTCCCATTGGAGAAACAAAAGGAGGTTACGATCACAGCCTCTGCTCCGGCATCAAGCCAGTAACTTGCATTTCCATCTGTTATTCCACCACCTATTTGCATACCACCGGGCCATGCACTAAGAGCCTCTAAAGCACTGGCCTCATTTCCAGGGCCAAGCATAATCACATGCCCACCTCTTAGCCCATCTCTTTTGAATAGCTCCGCGTAGTAGGAAGGTGGCTTTTCAGAAACAAAATTCTCTCTTGGGCCTATGCCTTCACTATCCCTTAGAGTTGATCCAATGATCTGTTTTACCTTTCCCTCATGAAGGTCAATACAGGGTCTAAAGCGCATCTACATTTCCCCTTTCCTCTTAAGTGCCTCACGTCCCTCTAGTAATAGACCATAAATGAGTGGGAGAACAAGCAATGAAAGGAGCGTGGTACTCACCATGCCGCCCACCATTGGTGCTGCAATGCGC is a window of Dissulfuribacter thermophilus DNA encoding:
- a CDS encoding RrF2 family transcriptional regulator — encoded protein: MKLTTRTRYGTRLMVELAKNYEKGPLQLNEIAKRQDLPLKYLEQIVMPLREAGLIKSVRGVKGGHMLARPPEDISVFDILKVTEGDALTPCTEDDPNCDRFPHCETKDVWIKINKIISEELKKISLNKLIEKGS
- a CDS encoding ferredoxin; the protein is MANLVVDRDICIGCGTCVELCPEVFELDDEEKSLVKNQEGCNTCDCEEAIASCPVDCISWEE
- the hisA gene encoding phosphoribosylformimino-5-aminoimidazole carboxamide ribotide isomerase; protein product: MRFRPCIDLHEGKVKQIIGSTLRDSEGIGPRENFVSEKPPSYYAELFKRDGLRGGHVIMLGPGNEASALEALSAWPGGMQIGGGITDGNASYWLDAGAEAVIVTSFCFSNGKFHEENLKKLISGIGKERLVLDLSCRKREDGNYYVVTDRWQRFTELKVDAKTLEYLGGFCLEFLVHGVDVEGKCAGIERELVEILGKYSPIPTTYAGGIRSIKDIQEIEEIGRGRIDFTVGSALDIFGGKFLKYHDLVRQFGPSKI
- a CDS encoding cysteine desulfurase family protein, whose translation is MERIVYMDHASATSLSPEVKEAMMPYLDEVFWNPSVVYDLGSRVKDAIEDAREKVADLINAEPDEIVFTSSGAEANNLAIKGIAFANPKKGKRIIVSAIEHHSVLNSARFFERLGYEVTFLPVDRYGLVDPERLKKAISPDTVLVSIMHANNEIGTIEPIKELCEIAHENGSFFHTDAVATVGNIPVDVKELGIDLLSLSGISLGAPKGTGALYFKKNTRLMPLIHGGIQERGRRAGTENVPGIIGLGKAAELRVKNLEERAKKLTSLRDRLIQGVTSSIPKVHFTGHPEKRLPNHASFCIEGIEGEALIFMLSANNVYANTGSACASKALKTSPVLVAIGLSDVVAQGSVVFTLDESNSPEDVDHVLNVLPQVARRLREMSPVWKEAA
- the nifU gene encoding Fe-S cluster assembly scaffold protein NifU; protein product: MYSQKVMEHFSNPRNTGEIPQADGVGEVGNPACGDMMTFYIKVKDGRIEDVKYKTFGCVAAIAVSSMVSEMVKGKTLEEAKTITNKAVAEALDGLPKQKMHCSNLGAKALKEAIKDYEIKVLGKEHESELAKKNVKRTAECTHCGVSNPITAKFCMNCGEKMED
- a CDS encoding sulfurtransferase TusA family protein, whose amino-acid sequence is MKFVQGIKADDTLDLVCRMCPLHLIEPGEKLKSLKTGQVLEILTDYDGALEDIPQWCQKSGQEFIGIEEDDDCYKLYIRKVKEVE